CCAGCTGGGAGaagagggcagcagggcagagggcagcCTTTCCCCAGCCCCGCAACCCCTAACTGACAGCAGGGAACTCCCTCCTGCATTCACAGGCATCATCACAAAGGGCTCCTCAGAGCAGCATGACTACTACGTGACGTCCTACCATGTCTCCTCTAGCCGCGACGGGAAGAATTGGAGACCCTACAGAGGCAGCAGTGGTCAGGAGGACAAGGTGGGCATGTGGAGAATATCCCTGAGCAGGCTGAGACCCCCTGCCAGTGGATATTTAGCCACTGGTGCCTCTTCACCCTCTCCGGTAGGTGTTTGAAGGAAATGCTGACAGCCAAGGGGAGGTCTCTAACGCCTTTATCCCCCCCATCGTCGCCCGCTACATCCGTGTCACACCGCAGAGCTGGCACCAGCACGTTGCCCTGAAGGTGGCCCTGATGGGCTGCCAGCTGGCACGGGTCCGCATACCCCGTCCCTATGGTGAGACCCTCCACAGGAGCTCACACCCCCATATCTGAAACATCCTCCTGGGACCTTCACCTTCCTGTGCACCCTGTGGTGGTTCCACAGTCAcggtccctgctctgtcctgtagtgcccagtgtccccaaggaGGTGCTTGAGGCCACCAGCCACCCAGCCAGCCGCACCCCCATCCCTGGCATTGCCCTGGACCCGGAGAAGGCAGGTGGGTGCCATGGAGGGGCTGTCCTTGGGGTGCAGCATTGTCTTTTGGTGTTCAAGGTGCCATTGGGGCTTCATCCCACCGTGGGTACACATTTTCCTCCTCTAGTGGCCCCAGGTGGGCTTCTGGCACTCATGGGTGcaaaggggtgggatgggggccCAGGGCACTGACACTGCCCTCCCTCCCTAGGCTCCACACTGCTGGTGATGCTGCTTATTGGAGGCTTTGTGCtcttctgctcctgcctcctgctTCTGGCTTTCCTCTGCCACAGGAAGAGGTTGGTCCTGCCTTGTCCCCTGCTTTGCCCTGGGGGACTCAGCATCACCTCCCCAAATTCAGCCCCTAAGGCAATGGGTGTGAGGAGATAGGTGGTGGTGGGTGCAGGGTAGCTGGGACCTCTTGTCTCATCTTGCATCTCCCCTTGGCAGGAAGTCAGCAGTGGAGCTGAACTGTGGGATCACAAAAGGTAAAAGGGTTCACAACTCCTCCCCAGAATCAGGGGTCTGTGTGCCATGGGGTGCAGCTGGTTTAACTGATGCTGCTGCCAAGCTTGGATTTGTTCCACGCCCCAGGGGCACCTGCACGTCCAGGTGACAGTCTGTGACAACCGAGGGTTTCCTCTCCCTGTCCAGGGTACCCCAAGCTGGAGTTGAGCCAggtctgctccctgcagagcctgccagCCCCTAGCCTGGCCTCCTTCCCCATGGCCCCCACACCAGGGGACCTCAGCTGGACCCATTCGCCAGGTAACAGGGACATCAGGGCAGGAACTGGTccctcagcccagagctggagccGAATCTTCCCAATTGTACCTCTTTCCCCATTCTGGTCTGACCCCTCCTGCATCATGGACCTGTGCAACAAGAAGGCCCTGATAAATTAGACATGCCcatttaattattataattaattattataatttattgtAATAGCACCACACATTatttagtagtagtagtagtccACCTCAATTACAGCTGTTGGCACTGGAGGGTGGCTGGGGATAGCAGGAGCCCCTCTCTGTGGTGTGGCAAGGGAATGTGGGGTCTCCATGGGTGGGTACCCTGTGTTGGGTGGGTTTTAGCAGTTTTTCTATCCCTGAAAGTCCAAACATGCTCAGTTTTTCAACCCACCTCACccacctctgctgcagcaccaccacCCACCCTCCTGACATGGCAGCCTCCCTGTTTCAGAGTACACTGAGCCAGACCTGGTGCAGGTGAACCCCAGCAGCCAGACAGGTCCCTCCACCTTCAAGCCACTCTTAGAAGAGGGCTACACTCTACCACTGGTCCTGAACCACTACGACGTCCCAGGGAAGCACAATGAGTATGCGGAGCCACTGCCACCAGAGCCTGAGTACGCCATGCCATTCAGTGAGCCGGAGCCTGCCGGGATGCACCGCAACACTTGCATCATCACAGGACCTGCCGGGTGCTCCCCGGTGCAGTACCAGACCCCTGCCCTGCGGCCcggggagctgccagctgcgGTGGAGGGGACTGGCACCCCCTGTTCTGAGGGGTCCCGTGGGTGGCCTAGGCACTGTCCCCTCGCACACGTGTACCACGAAGCTTTGTGAGGAGGGGAGTACAGCAGCACGGTATTGGGCAGGGGGGAAAGCGTGTAAAGGAGGACCTTACCCGCGCTAGCAGTGGGCTTTTTAAAAG
This portion of the Molothrus ater isolate BHLD 08-10-18 breed brown headed cowbird chromosome 24, BPBGC_Mater_1.1, whole genome shotgun sequence genome encodes:
- the LOC118695619 gene encoding discoidin, CUB and LCCL domain-containing protein 1-like isoform X2, with translation MKSLGQSVEVCLQGHQILSLVPSLLAGPYCRNSVPSAPLLVTNSSTVTVLFNSTSHRSGRGLLVSYATSQHPDLISCLVRGTHYTQEYISVYCPAGCKDIHGDIWGNPSQGYRDTSVLCKAAVHAGVIADELGGQVTLSREKGITLYESAFANGLRSKRGSLSEKRLVFHKACDDVLEVVTFNASSWWHEVDVLGQDRAWVAERAALSTTGHSWAAEPGAKAAWLELDLGTRRNVTGIITKGSSEQHDYYVTSYHVSSSRDGKNWRPYRGSSGQEDKVFEGNADSQGEVSNAFIPPIVARYIRVTPQSWHQHVALKVALMGCQLARVRIPRPYVPSVPKEVLEATSHPASRTPIPGIALDPEKAGSTLLVMLLIGGFVLFCSCLLLLAFLCHRKRKSAVELNCGITKGYPKLELSQVCSLQSLPAPSLASFPMAPTPGDLSWTHSPEYTEPDLVQVNPSSQTGPSTFKPLLEEGYTLPLVLNHYDVPGKHNEYAEPLPPEPEYAMPFSEPEPAGMHRNTCIITGPAGCSPVQYQTPALRPGELPAAVEGTGTPCSEGSRGWPRHCPLAHVYHEAL